The candidate division WOR-3 bacterium genome includes a window with the following:
- the glmS gene encoding glutamine--fructose-6-phosphate transaminase (isomerizing) — MCGIVGYVGPRNVVNVVMIGLERLEYRGYDSCGVAVLDGGIKIRKTAGRLQKLKEVLEQSPIEGKLGIGHTRWATHGEVTDENAHPFLDCQGKIALVHNGIIENYRELRKELIDAGHRFTSSTDTEVLVHLIESYYRRNMLTALRKAVARLKGAYALVVICADEPDRFYAVKMGSPLLIGKGKDEFIVASDAPALVGIARRMIAMQDGEMAVVTQSGAKLFDFEGKEVARQFVPIELKAKEISKGRYPHFMRKEIFEQPGVLETNIRRRFREDGIALDPEFLLYPDYIERIGRIVIQACGTSYHAGLVGRYYFEKLSRIPVSVEISSELRTADFIYENESLMVAISQSGETADTIAALRDAQRRGVKTLGVLNVPRSSIAREADSVVHIHAGPEIGVASTKAYTAQILTLLALALYFGRVRKVITDEQLCQVRDEVGQLPEKLKKILELDRRIREIATRLAFAHDFIFLGRGINYPSALEGALKLKEISYVHATGYPAGEMKHGPISLINEQVPVIGIALRDSVYDKMVSNLAEAKARRGRIIALGTEGDEALEELAETVLYLPPVPEYLSPIAVAPPLQLLAYHIAVLRGCDVDKPRNLAKSVTVE; from the coding sequence ATGTGTGGCATTGTCGGTTATGTTGGACCAAGGAATGTGGTTAATGTGGTGATGATTGGTCTGGAGCGGCTGGAGTATCGGGGTTATGACTCCTGTGGCGTTGCGGTGCTGGACGGCGGGATTAAAATCCGCAAGACCGCGGGCAGACTGCAGAAGTTGAAGGAGGTGCTGGAGCAGAGTCCAATTGAGGGGAAATTGGGTATTGGCCATACGCGCTGGGCAACACACGGTGAGGTTACCGATGAGAATGCGCATCCGTTTCTTGACTGTCAGGGTAAGATTGCGCTGGTCCACAACGGCATCATTGAGAACTATCGGGAGTTGCGCAAGGAGTTAATTGATGCCGGACACCGGTTTACATCCAGCACCGATACCGAAGTCCTGGTTCACCTGATTGAGAGTTATTACCGGCGGAATATGTTGACCGCGCTGCGCAAGGCGGTGGCACGGCTCAAAGGTGCCTATGCCCTGGTGGTGATTTGTGCGGATGAGCCGGACCGGTTCTACGCGGTGAAGATGGGGAGTCCGCTTTTAATCGGCAAAGGCAAGGATGAGTTTATTGTTGCATCGGATGCACCGGCTCTGGTCGGAATTGCCCGGCGGATGATAGCGATGCAGGACGGCGAAATGGCGGTTGTAACCCAGAGTGGGGCAAAACTGTTTGACTTTGAGGGCAAAGAGGTAGCGCGGCAGTTTGTGCCGATTGAGTTGAAGGCGAAGGAGATTTCCAAGGGCAGGTATCCGCACTTTATGCGCAAGGAGATTTTTGAGCAGCCCGGAGTGCTGGAGACAAACATCCGGCGCCGGTTTCGGGAAGACGGAATTGCGCTCGACCCGGAGTTTTTGCTTTATCCGGATTACATTGAGCGCATTGGCCGGATTGTGATTCAGGCGTGTGGTACTTCGTACCATGCCGGCCTGGTTGGACGGTACTACTTTGAGAAGTTGAGCCGGATTCCGGTTTCGGTGGAGATTAGTTCGGAGTTGCGGACCGCGGATTTTATTTATGAGAATGAGTCGCTGATGGTGGCAATCAGCCAGTCGGGTGAGACCGCAGATACGATTGCGGCACTGCGTGATGCCCAGCGCCGGGGTGTGAAGACGCTGGGTGTGCTCAATGTGCCACGCTCATCAATTGCGCGCGAGGCGGATTCGGTTGTCCATATCCATGCCGGTCCTGAGATTGGCGTGGCATCAACCAAGGCTTACACCGCCCAGATTTTGACCCTGCTTGCCCTGGCACTCTACTTTGGCAGGGTGCGCAAGGTGATAACCGATGAGCAACTCTGTCAGGTGCGGGACGAAGTCGGGCAACTGCCGGAAAAGTTGAAAAAGATTTTAGAACTGGACCGCCGGATACGGGAGATTGCAACCCGGCTGGCATTTGCCCACGACTTCATCTTTCTCGGGCGCGGGATAAACTACCCGAGTGCGCTGGAAGGGGCGCTGAAGTTGAAAGAGATTTCCTATGTGCATGCCACCGGTTATCCGGCGGGTGAGATGAAGCACGGGCCAATTTCGCTCATCAACGAGCAGGTGCCGGTGATTGGTATTGCCCTGCGGGATTCGGTTTACGATAAGATGGTTTCCAACCTTGCTGAGGCAAAGGCACGCCGGGGCAGGATAATTGCGCTTGGCACCGAAGGGGATGAGGCGCTTGAAGAGCTTGCCGAGACCGTGCTTTATCTGCCGCCGGTGCCAGAGTATCTGTCACCGATTGCGGTGGCGCCGCCTTTGCAACTCCTTGCCTATCACATTGCGGTTTTGCGGGGTTGTGATGTTGACAAGCCGCGCAACTTGGCGAAATCGGTTACCGTAGAGTAA
- the smpB gene encoding SsrA-binding protein SmpB, translated as MKVVATNRKALRDYTVHDKVEAGIALYGTEVKSLREGGASLDGGYARVENGEVFLYDVNIAPYRQGNIFNRDPKRRRKLLLNKDEIKWLFGKTTLRGFTLIPLRLYFNDRGIAKVELALCKGKKAFDRRAELKRRAMEEDERRAGTKDGY; from the coding sequence GTGAAGGTCGTTGCCACCAATCGCAAGGCACTGCGCGACTATACGGTGCACGATAAGGTTGAAGCCGGTATCGCCCTGTACGGCACCGAGGTAAAGTCGCTGCGGGAAGGCGGCGCCTCCCTTGACGGCGGTTATGCAAGGGTGGAGAACGGCGAGGTGTTTCTCTACGATGTCAACATCGCACCTTATCGCCAGGGCAACATCTTTAACCGTGACCCCAAACGCCGGCGCAAACTCCTCTTAAACAAAGACGAAATCAAGTGGCTCTTTGGCAAAACAACCCTGCGCGGTTTCACCCTCATTCCCCTGCGCCTCTATTTTAACGACCGCGGTATCGCTAAGGTGGAACTGGCGCTGTGCAAGGGCAAAAAGGCGTTTGACCGCCGCGCCGAACTGAAGCGCCGGGCAATGGAGGAAGACGAGCGCCGCGCCGGTACAAAGGACGGGTATTGA
- a CDS encoding DEAD/DEAH box helicase family protein yields MLVDNPIINSPFKEPNMWWAYEEGQPVLRLGRRPAGYYLKPRTRGEQVALFEEEFVELTMVNTIRERVKAWRERNYPGVTNITRQLLNYWHNPERERKIFFCQLEAVETLIWLIEGPPADRQGIDIPKDNELVRYACKMATGSGKTVVMGMVIAWQVLNKLINPQDRRFSDAVLILCPNLTIRERLQVLLPAHKQNYYVRFDLLPPGLFPRLNQGRFFVTNWHTLLPVDDSRSKSVVQRGVESDTAFCRRVLKELGEKSHILVINDEAHHAHRPAPLAEETKKELTKEEIAEREEATVWVNGLDRIQRVRGINFCADFSATPFYIRGSGYPEGEPFPWVVSDFGLVDAIECGIVKIPRVPVDDNTGALIPRYFRLWEWINEQLPQSERSTTRRRAKPESVLREAEDALATLASEWKKTFDAWEKANQPVPPVMIVVCDNTDLAQLVHQHIARGNILSELANEEGQEVTFRIDTKLLAEAEAAKEEETKADAAERLRKTVDTVGKTEWDGEGEPPGKNIRAVVAVGMLNEGWDAQNVTQILGLRAFTSQLLCEQVVGRGLRRLNYDDFNEPEYVDVYGVPFEVIPVKKKPASRSDTPKVSTLIRALKEREELAITFPRVEGYVFDVKQRININLNGVPYLVVDPRQAPTEVLTKPQVGYRIGRPDRLGPGKEVLQDRNPFHREKRLQATVYEIAATVTERLKGKREDWNARHILFPQVLEIVWQYIEEKVRINDPSVPLEDLALLKYRQVIVDRLSGAIEPDEEAGERPLLPVIEQFRPVGSTRDVMFRTNRHAVGTTKSHISHVVLDTEKWEHSVAYRLERIDEVFSYARNDHLDFVIPYSWQDVDHEYRPDFLVRWKTDQGEVKVILEVKGLESEKDRQKRLAAERWVKAVNRLGEFGRWAYCVCRHPQRVREDILQAVGRISR; encoded by the coding sequence ATGCTCGTTGATAACCCAATCATTAATTCGCCGTTTAAGGAGCCAAACATGTGGTGGGCTTATGAGGAAGGGCAGCCAGTATTAAGACTAGGACGCAGGCCGGCAGGTTATTATCTGAAACCACGCACCCGTGGTGAACAGGTAGCACTGTTTGAGGAAGAGTTTGTTGAACTGACAATGGTCAACACCATCCGGGAACGGGTGAAAGCGTGGCGGGAGCGAAATTATCCCGGGGTTACAAACATCACCCGGCAGTTGCTGAATTACTGGCACAATCCAGAACGGGAACGAAAAATTTTCTTCTGTCAACTGGAGGCAGTCGAAACGCTCATCTGGCTGATTGAAGGACCACCAGCAGACCGGCAGGGTATTGACATTCCAAAAGACAATGAACTCGTTCGCTACGCCTGTAAGATGGCGACCGGTTCGGGCAAAACGGTGGTGATGGGAATGGTCATTGCCTGGCAGGTGTTAAACAAACTTATCAATCCGCAGGACCGGCGGTTTTCGGATGCGGTGCTTATCCTGTGTCCCAATCTAACCATCCGGGAGCGGTTGCAGGTGCTTCTGCCGGCGCATAAGCAGAACTATTATGTGCGGTTTGATTTGCTACCACCCGGACTTTTTCCCCGACTTAATCAGGGCAGATTTTTTGTTACCAACTGGCATACACTTTTACCGGTTGATGACAGCCGGTCAAAGTCGGTAGTGCAAAGGGGCGTAGAATCCGACACCGCTTTTTGTCGCCGGGTTTTGAAGGAACTCGGGGAAAAGTCGCATATTCTTGTAATCAACGATGAGGCACATCATGCCCATCGGCCCGCCCCGCTTGCCGAAGAGACGAAGAAGGAATTGACGAAAGAGGAGATTGCGGAACGGGAAGAGGCAACGGTCTGGGTTAACGGTCTGGACCGGATTCAGCGGGTTAGAGGGATAAATTTCTGCGCCGACTTTTCGGCAACGCCGTTTTACATTCGGGGTAGCGGGTATCCCGAAGGCGAGCCTTTTCCCTGGGTGGTTTCCGATTTTGGGCTGGTTGATGCGATTGAATGCGGGATTGTTAAAATTCCGCGGGTGCCGGTTGACGATAACACCGGTGCCTTGATTCCCCGTTATTTTCGGCTCTGGGAGTGGATTAACGAACAATTACCCCAATCTGAGCGTTCAACTACCAGGCGCCGCGCCAAGCCAGAGTCGGTTCTACGGGAGGCAGAGGATGCGCTGGCAACGCTGGCGTCAGAGTGGAAAAAGACCTTTGACGCCTGGGAAAAGGCAAATCAACCGGTGCCGCCGGTGATGATTGTGGTTTGCGACAATACCGATTTAGCCCAGCTGGTTCATCAACACATCGCCCGGGGAAATATTTTAAGCGAACTTGCCAATGAAGAGGGGCAGGAGGTGACCTTTCGGATTGACACTAAACTTTTAGCCGAAGCCGAGGCGGCAAAGGAAGAAGAAACCAAAGCCGATGCCGCAGAGCGATTGCGCAAGACGGTGGACACAGTAGGGAAAACCGAATGGGACGGCGAAGGCGAGCCTCCGGGGAAGAATATCCGCGCCGTTGTTGCGGTCGGTATGTTGAACGAGGGTTGGGATGCCCAGAATGTCACGCAGATTCTCGGTTTGCGGGCGTTCACCTCACAACTGTTGTGCGAGCAGGTTGTGGGTAGAGGTTTGCGGCGGTTGAATTACGATGACTTTAATGAACCGGAATATGTTGATGTCTATGGGGTGCCGTTTGAAGTAATACCGGTTAAAAAGAAGCCGGCAAGCCGCTCTGACACCCCAAAAGTTTCCACTTTGATCCGGGCGCTGAAAGAACGAGAGGAACTGGCGATAACATTTCCCCGGGTGGAAGGGTATGTATTTGATGTAAAGCAGCGCATAAATATCAATCTTAATGGTGTTCCGTATCTGGTGGTGGACCCACGCCAGGCGCCAACCGAAGTCTTGACTAAACCCCAGGTTGGGTATCGAATAGGCAGACCAGACCGGCTCGGACCAGGTAAAGAAGTGTTGCAGGACCGGAATCCATTTCACCGGGAGAAGCGGTTGCAGGCAACGGTTTATGAAATTGCCGCAACGGTAACGGAACGTTTGAAAGGGAAACGAGAGGATTGGAATGCCCGTCACATCCTTTTCCCTCAAGTACTTGAGATTGTTTGGCAGTATATTGAGGAAAAGGTGCGGATTAATGACCCGAGCGTACCATTGGAAGATCTGGCACTGCTGAAATACCGGCAGGTAATTGTTGACCGCTTGAGCGGGGCGATTGAACCAGATGAGGAGGCGGGCGAAAGACCGCTCTTACCAGTGATTGAGCAGTTTCGGCCGGTTGGTTCAACGCGCGATGTTATGTTTAGAACGAACCGGCACGCAGTGGGTACGACAAAGAGCCATATCAGCCATGTGGTTTTAGACACCGAAAAATGGGAGCACAGCGTCGCCTACCGACTGGAAAGAATTGATGAAGTTTTCAGTTATGCCCGTAATGACCACCTTGACTTTGTGATTCCTTACAGTTGGCAGGATGTTGACCATGAGTACCGGCCTGACTTTCTGGTGCGGTGGAAAACGGACCAGGGCGAAGTAAAAGTTATTCTCGAGGTGAAAGGGCTGGAGAGCGAAAAGGACCGGCAGAAGAGGCTCGCGGCTGAGCGCTGGGTAAAAGCGGTAAATCGTCTGGGTGAGTTTGGGAGATGGGCATACTGTGTTTGCCGTCATCCCCAAAGGGTTAGAGAGGATATATTGCAAGCAGTGGGCAGAATCAGCCGGTAA
- a CDS encoding N-acetylmuramoyl-L-alanine amidase — MRRFWFHLLALLFFISGIAGSSSTTGLRQINGIDYLPVSGVVAKYGGKCYWVENRFITILPGSDSSFNEYLFIPDSGVVLHNGKRLKLPIASIVDKGQLYLPAVLIAGMFPELDVPVLTTTETDKKGDTLIVRLLLNPLQTKSGALLFYRDRKSSLELRLTLGCRTDSGFVSQLRLISLTGGTTLNGVHLDTLAVGVNLYWNFRQPTQDTVLLMPNGIEVRLWPRPQRRVTKIILDPGHGGKDPGAIGRLGTEEKTIVLDIARRVKKHLTQQGFEVFLTRDSDEYVSLAERAEKAAKSGADLFVSIHANASPNRTATGVETYFLSEAKTDWERAVAARENAVFERELANPLIKENDPVSLILADLAQNEFLFESSELASRIQEAALSAICAEDRGVRQANFYVLRNIFMPAVLVECGFLSNRKEEKLLRNPEHREKIARAIARGVAQFAKDYECRLNGNGKKR, encoded by the coding sequence ATGAGGCGGTTCTGGTTCCACCTGCTGGCACTTTTGTTTTTTATCTCGGGCATTGCCGGCTCAAGTAGTACCACCGGGTTGCGTCAAATAAACGGGATTGACTACCTGCCGGTTTCCGGGGTCGTGGCAAAATACGGCGGCAAATGTTACTGGGTGGAAAACCGGTTTATCACCATCCTGCCCGGCTCCGACTCCAGTTTTAACGAGTATCTGTTTATTCCGGACAGCGGTGTTGTCCTGCACAATGGCAAGCGGTTGAAACTGCCCATCGCGTCGATAGTTGATAAGGGGCAACTTTACCTGCCCGCAGTCCTCATCGCCGGAATGTTCCCAGAACTTGATGTGCCGGTGCTCACCACAACCGAAACCGATAAAAAGGGCGATACCCTCATCGTCCGGTTGTTGCTTAACCCGCTTCAGACCAAGTCGGGCGCCCTGCTTTTCTATCGGGACCGGAAGTCAAGCCTGGAACTGCGCCTCACGCTTGGCTGTCGTACCGACAGCGGGTTTGTTTCCCAGTTGCGTCTCATTTCTTTGACCGGCGGCACCACACTCAACGGCGTCCACTTAGACACGCTGGCGGTCGGCGTCAACCTTTACTGGAACTTTCGCCAGCCCACCCAGGACACGGTCCTATTGATGCCCAACGGCATTGAGGTCCGGCTCTGGCCCAGGCCGCAACGCCGGGTGACCAAAATCATCCTTGACCCCGGGCACGGCGGCAAAGACCCGGGTGCCATCGGCAGACTGGGCACCGAGGAGAAAACCATCGTCCTTGATATCGCCCGGCGGGTGAAAAAACACCTGACCCAGCAGGGTTTTGAAGTCTTTTTGACCCGGGATTCCGATGAGTATGTTTCCCTTGCCGAACGGGCAGAAAAGGCGGCAAAGAGTGGTGCCGACCTGTTTGTATCAATCCACGCCAATGCCTCACCAAACCGCACCGCCACGGGTGTTGAAACTTACTTCCTGTCTGAAGCCAAAACCGACTGGGAACGGGCGGTAGCGGCACGGGAAAATGCGGTGTTTGAGCGGGAACTTGCCAACCCGCTTATCAAAGAGAACGACCCGGTAAGTCTCATCCTTGCCGATTTAGCCCAGAACGAGTTTCTCTTTGAGTCCAGCGAACTTGCCAGCCGGATTCAGGAGGCGGCGCTGTCCGCAATCTGCGCTGAAGACCGCGGCGTCCGGCAGGCAAACTTCTATGTCCTGCGCAACATCTTTATGCCGGCGGTCCTGGTGGAGTGCGGGTTTCTTTCTAACCGCAAGGAGGAGAAACTGCTGCGCAACCCTGAACATCGGGAAAAAATCGCCCGCGCCATTGCCCGCGGTGTTGCCCAATTTGCCAAAGATTACGAATGCCGGCTCAACGGCAACGGAAAAAAGCGATGA
- the glmM gene encoding phosphoglucosamine mutase: MSGLIFSVSGLRGVVNKDLFPETVQEFARAFGEFVGRGRLAVGRDARLSGAELVRAAKAGLAEAGCSVVDLGICPTPTVVHFVRQQGLPGGLVITASHNPAEWNGMKFVHGKGRFLSPEEFNIFQAQVAKVKFDRARGTKSTSASEEVADGVAGHIAAIIESSLLQGIRGDGLRIGVDAVDGAASFAAPQLLTRLGCEVREVFCSPGTGKGFPRAPEPKAENLTVLAELVRKEGLDAGFAFDPDGDRFSCVDEMGVPLGEEATLALAALFVLNRRKGPVVVNLSTSRMIEDIAQRFGVAVARTKVGEAFVVQGILERGAVLGGEGNGGVILPEVNLTRDGLVAAALLVALMKTSGKRLSELRQELPEYHIAKATVPAGKLEAEEFIARLEGKLPFTGIDRTEGVRLMGADWWAHIRKSNTEPIVRVVAEARTRQKVENILQVVTRMVAPS, translated from the coding sequence ATGAGTGGTTTGATATTTTCCGTTTCCGGTTTGCGCGGTGTGGTCAATAAGGATTTGTTTCCGGAAACGGTTCAGGAGTTTGCCCGGGCTTTTGGTGAGTTTGTGGGCAGAGGCAGGCTGGCTGTGGGCAGGGATGCGAGATTGAGCGGTGCGGAACTGGTAAGGGCAGCAAAGGCAGGTCTGGCAGAGGCGGGTTGTTCAGTTGTTGACCTTGGGATATGTCCAACACCAACTGTGGTCCATTTTGTGCGGCAGCAGGGTTTGCCGGGCGGGCTGGTGATTACCGCGAGCCACAATCCAGCGGAGTGGAACGGGATGAAGTTTGTGCATGGTAAGGGCAGATTTCTTTCACCAGAGGAGTTTAACATTTTTCAGGCACAGGTGGCGAAGGTTAAATTTGACCGTGCACGCGGAACGAAAAGCACATCCGCAAGCGAAGAGGTGGCAGATGGGGTTGCCGGTCACATTGCAGCGATTATCGAAAGTTCTCTATTGCAGGGGATAAGGGGTGATGGGTTGCGCATCGGTGTTGATGCGGTTGATGGTGCGGCGTCTTTTGCTGCGCCCCAACTTCTAACACGGCTGGGGTGTGAAGTTAGAGAGGTTTTCTGCTCGCCCGGGACCGGTAAAGGGTTTCCAAGAGCACCCGAGCCAAAGGCGGAGAATCTAACGGTGCTTGCCGAACTGGTGCGTAAGGAAGGGCTTGATGCCGGTTTTGCGTTTGACCCGGATGGTGACCGGTTCAGTTGCGTTGATGAGATGGGTGTGCCGTTAGGCGAGGAGGCAACACTGGCGCTGGCGGCACTTTTTGTGCTCAACCGGCGTAAGGGTCCGGTGGTGGTGAATCTTTCTACGAGCCGGATGATTGAGGACATCGCTCAGCGGTTTGGCGTTGCGGTGGCGCGCACAAAAGTGGGTGAGGCGTTTGTGGTTCAGGGGATTTTGGAGCGGGGTGCGGTTTTAGGTGGTGAGGGTAACGGCGGGGTAATTCTGCCGGAGGTGAACTTGACCCGGGATGGGCTGGTTGCTGCGGCGCTCCTGGTGGCGCTGATGAAGACAAGTGGGAAAAGGCTTTCCGAGTTGAGACAGGAGTTGCCAGAGTATCACATTGCCAAGGCAACGGTGCCGGCGGGAAAATTGGAGGCTGAGGAGTTTATCGCCCGGCTCGAAGGGAAGTTGCCGTTTACCGGTATTGACCGGACCGAAGGGGTGCGGCTTATGGGCGCGGACTGGTGGGCGCACATCCGCAAGAGTAACACCGAGCCGATTGTACGGGTTGTTGCCGAAGCCCGGACCCGGCAAAAGGTTGAAAACATTTTACAGGTTGTCACCCGAATGGTGGCACCGAGTTAG
- a CDS encoding RluA family pseudouridine synthase, translating to MSTELIRVKQFRRIASQRLQGKRLDVYLVLSGIGVSRNKASSLIEMGKVLVNGSRVKPSYRVKPGDEITAEFEYEPEITIEPVPMDLNIVYEDEDVVVVDKPAGLVVHPARGNWTNTLINGLLYHCRTLPLRSDSVLRPGVVHRLDKDTTGLLMFAKTDEALRSLGAQIEHRTVVREYLAFAWGDFELSAGTIDAPIGRHTIDRLRMAVTPFAARNALTNYEVLRRYAICTYLRLRLKTGRTHQIRVHLQHIGHPVVGDPEYGGRTPSVLTQKEHQPVFKQILSIVHRQALHAARLGFVHPRTKKYLEFTSPLPPDMEKLLLFLEDLARQKKL from the coding sequence ATGAGTACGGAACTAATCCGGGTCAAACAGTTTCGGCGCATCGCCTCGCAGCGTCTGCAGGGCAAACGGCTTGATGTGTATCTGGTGCTTTCCGGCATCGGCGTCTCCCGGAACAAGGCGAGCAGCCTGATTGAAATGGGCAAGGTGCTGGTCAATGGCAGCCGGGTAAAACCCAGTTATCGGGTAAAACCCGGGGATGAAATCACCGCCGAGTTTGAGTACGAACCGGAAATCACGATTGAACCGGTACCAATGGACCTGAACATCGTGTATGAAGATGAAGATGTAGTCGTCGTTGATAAACCGGCAGGACTTGTTGTCCATCCGGCACGAGGCAACTGGACCAACACCCTGATAAACGGTCTGTTGTATCACTGTCGTACCCTGCCGCTGCGGTCCGATTCGGTGCTGCGGCCCGGGGTTGTGCACCGTCTGGACAAAGATACCACCGGGCTTCTGATGTTTGCCAAAACCGATGAGGCGTTACGCAGTCTGGGCGCCCAGATTGAGCACCGCACTGTTGTCCGCGAGTACCTTGCCTTTGCCTGGGGTGACTTTGAACTGTCTGCCGGTACAATCGACGCGCCGATTGGCCGCCACACCATTGACCGGTTGCGTATGGCGGTCACCCCTTTTGCCGCCCGCAATGCGCTCACCAACTATGAGGTCCTGCGCCGCTACGCCATCTGCACCTATCTCCGGCTCCGGCTCAAAACGGGCCGCACCCACCAGATTCGCGTACATCTCCAGCACATTGGCCATCCGGTTGTTGGCGACCCGGAATACGGTGGCAGAACCCCATCCGTACTGACCCAAAAAGAACACCAGCCGGTGTTCAAGCAAATTCTCTCTATCGTTCATCGTCAGGCGCTCCATGCTGCCCGGTTGGGATTTGTCCATCCCCGAACCAAAAAGTACCTTGAGTTCACCTCGCCTTTACCGCCCGATATGGAGAAACTGCTGCTGTTTTTGGAAGACCTTGCCCGCCAGAAAAAGTTATGA